In Luteimonas viscosa, the following proteins share a genomic window:
- a CDS encoding UdgX family uracil-DNA binding protein (This protein belongs to the uracil DNA glycosylase superfamily, members of which act in excision repair of DNA. However, it belongs more specifically to UdgX branch, whose founding member was found to bind uracil in DNA (where it does not belong), without cleaving it, appears to promote DNA repair by a pathway involving RecA, rather than base excision.), which produces MARWSARIEPCWDAEAWRTVARAALRAQVPPQDLDWIEGDHAASLLAAPDVVGAPVLVDAPRAPKALFELAPAVLCHRDPQRLGLLYRLLWRTGHGEPALLSNPADADVQRAQALAQAVRRDAHKMKAFVRFRAVPGDEGAFIAWFEPEHRIVDRVAPFFARRFAGMRWAILTPYRSAAWDGATLAFGDGGARSDAPDDDAREELWRTYYAHIFNPARINPRMMRQEMPVKYWKHLPEAQLLPSLLQGAGARVRDMAAREAQAPRRRIPQRHPTQTGGRGELPSGNGRSSGIRERLDSGPGPDPGTGPGQSLDTLRAAARACRACPLWEPATQTVFGEGPADARVLLLGEQPGDSEDLTGRPFTGPAGQLLDRALGELGLDRARFYLTNAVKHFRFERRGKQRLHRNPEAAHVQACRPWLARELEQVRPEVVVCLGATAALALFGRGFRLMEDRGQWRTLRDGTRAFATVHPAWILRQRDPAAREAAYTGFVADLAQLAAPDDSTDPPTPP; this is translated from the coding sequence GTGGCGCGATGGTCGGCGCGGATCGAGCCCTGCTGGGATGCGGAGGCGTGGCGCACGGTGGCGCGCGCCGCCTTGCGCGCGCAGGTCCCGCCGCAGGACCTCGACTGGATCGAGGGCGATCACGCCGCCAGCCTGCTCGCGGCGCCCGACGTCGTCGGCGCGCCGGTCCTGGTCGACGCGCCACGCGCGCCGAAGGCGCTGTTTGAACTCGCGCCCGCGGTGCTGTGCCATCGCGACCCGCAGCGCCTGGGCCTGCTGTACCGGCTGCTGTGGCGCACCGGGCATGGCGAGCCTGCGCTGCTGTCCAATCCCGCGGATGCCGACGTGCAGCGCGCGCAGGCACTGGCCCAGGCGGTGCGCCGCGACGCGCACAAGATGAAGGCCTTCGTGCGCTTCCGCGCGGTGCCCGGAGACGAGGGCGCGTTCATCGCCTGGTTCGAACCCGAACACCGCATCGTCGACAGGGTCGCCCCGTTCTTCGCGCGCCGCTTCGCCGGCATGCGGTGGGCGATCCTCACGCCGTACCGCAGCGCGGCCTGGGACGGCGCCACGCTCGCGTTCGGCGACGGCGGCGCGCGCAGCGACGCGCCCGACGACGATGCGCGCGAGGAACTCTGGCGCACCTACTACGCGCACATCTTCAACCCGGCGCGGATCAACCCGCGGATGATGCGCCAGGAGATGCCGGTGAAGTACTGGAAGCACCTGCCCGAGGCGCAGCTGCTGCCTTCGCTGCTGCAGGGCGCCGGCGCGCGCGTGCGCGACATGGCCGCGCGCGAGGCGCAGGCACCGCGGCGCAGGATTCCGCAACGACATCCGACGCAAACCGGGGGCAGGGGCGAACTTCCCTCCGGTAACGGCCGCAGCAGCGGGATTCGGGAGCGGCTCGACTCCGGTCCCGGTCCTGATCCGGGCACCGGTCCCGGGCAGTCGCTCGACACGCTGCGCGCCGCAGCCCGCGCCTGCCGCGCCTGCCCGCTGTGGGAACCGGCAACGCAGACCGTGTTCGGCGAGGGTCCGGCCGATGCGCGCGTGCTGCTGCTCGGCGAGCAGCCGGGCGACAGCGAGGACCTCACCGGGCGCCCGTTCACCGGCCCGGCGGGGCAGTTGCTGGACCGCGCGCTGGGCGAACTGGGCCTGGACCGCGCGCGCTTCTACCTGACCAATGCGGTGAAGCATTTCCGCTTCGAGCGGCGCGGCAAGCAGCGCCTGCATCGCAATCCGGAAGCGGCGCACGTCCAGGCCTGCCGCCCGTGGCTGGCGCGCGAACTGGAGCAGGTGCGGCCGGAGGTCGTCGTCTGCCTGGGTGCGACCGCGGCGCTGGCGCTGTTCGGCCGCGGCTTCCGGCTGATGGAGGATCGTGGCCAGTGGCGCACCCTGCGCGACGGCACGCGCGCCTTCGCCACCGTGCATCCGGCCTGGATCCTGCGCCAGCGCGACCCCGCCGCGCGCGAAGCCGCCTACACCGGCTTCGTCGCCGACCTCGCGCAACTCGCCGCCCCAGACGATTCCACGGATCCACCCACCCCGCCGTAG
- a CDS encoding YciI family protein: MTQDSDQQEFLVLSRGQWDRDAGPEAIQVSIDAFYPWLEAHIAAGRMKTGERLARAGATVSRKGVALDGPFGETKELVGGYWFVVAPTLEEAAALLATSPTLAHGLFYEVRPLEPERASAFARTSETPD; this comes from the coding sequence ATGACCCAGGACAGCGACCAGCAGGAGTTCCTCGTACTCTCGCGGGGCCAGTGGGATCGCGATGCCGGGCCCGAGGCGATCCAGGTTTCGATCGACGCGTTCTATCCCTGGCTCGAAGCCCATATCGCCGCCGGGCGGATGAAGACCGGCGAGCGACTGGCGCGCGCCGGTGCGACGGTGTCGCGCAAGGGCGTCGCCCTCGACGGCCCGTTCGGCGAAACCAAGGAGCTGGTGGGCGGTTACTGGTTCGTGGTCGCACCCACGCTGGAGGAAGCCGCGGCCCTGCTCGCCACCAGCCCGACCCTGGCGCACGGCCTGTTCTACGAAGTGCGGCCGCTGGAACCCGAACGTGCGAGCGCCTTTGCGCGGACCAGCGAGACGCCCGACTGA
- a CDS encoding DUF1801 domain-containing protein: MTTKSPRSTPTRHATAADTRAAVDALMATLAHPYKPGIEALREAILAVDPAIAEGVKWNAPSFRTGEYFATFHLRAKTGIVLILHLGAKARVLPGDGLAIDDPEGLLAWLGKDRAQVVFAYDADARRRIPALQAVLRQWIRVV; encoded by the coding sequence ATGACGACCAAGTCCCCCCGTTCGACACCCACCCGCCACGCCACCGCCGCCGACACCCGCGCCGCGGTCGACGCGCTCATGGCCACGCTTGCGCATCCGTACAAGCCCGGCATCGAGGCGCTGCGCGAGGCGATCCTCGCGGTCGATCCCGCGATCGCCGAAGGCGTGAAGTGGAACGCGCCCAGCTTCCGCACCGGCGAGTACTTCGCCACCTTCCACCTACGCGCGAAGACCGGGATCGTGCTGATCCTGCACCTGGGCGCGAAGGCGCGGGTACTGCCCGGGGACGGGCTCGCCATCGACGATCCCGAGGGCCTGCTGGCATGGCTCGGCAAGGACCGCGCCCAGGTCGTGTTCGCCTACGACGCCGACGCCCGCAGGCGCATTCCCGCGCTGCAGGCGGTGCTGCGGCAGTGGATCCGCGTGGTGTGA
- the putP gene encoding sodium/proline symporter PutP, whose amino-acid sequence MAFSSPLFITFAAYLLLMVGIGFVAWRRTRTFDDYILGGRSLGSYVTALAAGASDMSGWLMMGLPGALYLGGASEAWIAIGLVIGAWCNWKYVAGPLRVYTERTRNALTLPDYFTHRFEDGSRLLRILSALVILVFFAIYCASGIVAGARLFESMFGLPYAQAMLWGAAATIAYTFIGGFLAVSWTDTVQATLMIFALLLVPVFAILGVGGPSQALALVEQVDPARLQWLGAGGGIAIVSALAWGLGYAGQPHVLARFMAADTLATIPRARRIAMTWMVLCLAGAMATGFFGIAWFAANPGVAGPVEANPERVFIALSELLFNPWIAGVLLSAILAAIMSTLSAQLLVCSSALTEDFYRGFVRPRAGHRELVWFGRAMVLAVALLAMWIARDPDSRVLGLVAYAWAGFGAAFGPVVVLSLTWKRMTRDGALAGMVLGAATVILWKQTGSPLYEMVPGVIAATLAIVAVSLLGKAPTQDVQARHEQVRLSLRENGY is encoded by the coding sequence ATGGCCTTCAGCTCGCCGCTGTTCATCACCTTCGCCGCCTACCTGCTGCTGATGGTCGGGATCGGCTTCGTGGCCTGGCGACGCACCCGCACTTTCGACGACTACATCCTCGGCGGGCGTTCGCTGGGCAGCTACGTCACCGCGCTGGCGGCCGGCGCCTCGGACATGAGCGGCTGGCTGATGATGGGCCTGCCCGGCGCGCTGTACCTGGGCGGCGCGTCGGAGGCGTGGATCGCGATCGGGCTGGTGATCGGGGCCTGGTGCAACTGGAAATACGTCGCCGGCCCGCTGCGCGTGTACACCGAGCGCACGCGCAACGCGCTGACCCTGCCGGACTACTTCACCCACCGCTTCGAGGACGGCAGCCGCCTGCTGCGCATCCTCTCGGCGCTGGTGATCCTGGTGTTCTTCGCCATCTACTGCGCCTCGGGCATCGTCGCCGGCGCGCGCCTGTTCGAAAGCATGTTCGGCCTGCCGTATGCGCAGGCGATGCTGTGGGGCGCGGCGGCGACCATCGCCTACACCTTCATCGGCGGCTTCCTCGCGGTGAGCTGGACCGACACCGTGCAGGCGACGCTGATGATCTTCGCCCTGCTGCTGGTGCCGGTGTTCGCGATCCTCGGCGTCGGCGGGCCGTCGCAGGCGCTGGCGCTGGTGGAACAGGTCGATCCCGCGCGCCTGCAGTGGCTGGGCGCGGGCGGCGGCATCGCCATCGTCTCCGCGCTCGCGTGGGGCCTGGGCTACGCCGGCCAGCCGCACGTGCTGGCGCGGTTCATGGCGGCCGACACCCTGGCCACGATCCCGCGCGCGCGCCGCATCGCCATGACCTGGATGGTGCTGTGCCTGGCCGGCGCGATGGCGACCGGCTTCTTCGGCATCGCCTGGTTCGCGGCGAACCCGGGCGTGGCCGGGCCGGTGGAGGCGAACCCGGAGCGCGTGTTCATCGCGCTGTCGGAACTGCTGTTCAACCCGTGGATCGCCGGCGTGCTGCTGTCGGCGATCCTGGCCGCGATCATGAGCACGCTGTCGGCGCAGCTGCTGGTGTGCTCGAGCGCGCTGACCGAGGATTTCTACCGCGGCTTCGTGCGCCCGCGCGCGGGCCATCGCGAACTGGTGTGGTTCGGCCGCGCGATGGTGCTGGCGGTGGCGCTGCTGGCGATGTGGATCGCGCGCGATCCCGACAGCCGCGTGCTCGGCCTGGTCGCCTACGCCTGGGCGGGATTCGGCGCGGCGTTCGGGCCGGTGGTGGTGCTGTCGCTCACCTGGAAGCGGATGACCCGCGATGGCGCGCTGGCCGGGATGGTGCTCGGCGCGGCCACGGTGATCCTGTGGAAGCAGACCGGCAGCCCGCTGTACGAGATGGTGCCCGGGGTGATCGCGGCGACGCTGGCGATCGTGGCCGTGAGCCTGCTCGGCAAGGCGCCGACGCAGGACGTGCAGGCGCGGCACGAGCAGGTGCGGCTGTCGTTGCGCGAGAACGGGTATTGA
- a CDS encoding DUF5694 domain-containing protein, giving the protein MHRSLLPALLLAVAPAGTALAQSTPAPTSAAPFSGEPTRVLVLGTVHLAQGEPGDLAPGALEPLLQRLEAFAPQVITIEAMPGETCDLMARHPAVYDPEGGASYCPDTAAARAATGLDVPAAIAAVQTQLDAWPDAPSAARRRRLAATFLAAGDPISALVQWLHLPEAERGEGDGLDAALVETLRKRAASANENTSIGAALAVRLGLQRVFPTDDHTGDNLRIDDMDGFAKAIRGAWDSAPAECRALRARDQALREAPDLLPLYRHTNGADYQRMPMACDFALALKEGSPQRFGRQYVAGWDLRNLRMVANIGATFRERPGVRVLSIVGASHKAWLDRLLSQLQGVEVVDAAEILGGE; this is encoded by the coding sequence ATGCACCGTTCGCTGTTGCCCGCCCTGCTGCTCGCCGTCGCGCCCGCGGGGACGGCGCTCGCGCAATCCACCCCGGCGCCGACGTCCGCTGCACCCTTCTCCGGCGAGCCCACCCGCGTGCTGGTACTCGGCACCGTGCATCTGGCGCAGGGAGAACCAGGCGACCTTGCGCCGGGCGCGCTGGAGCCGCTGCTGCAGCGGCTCGAAGCATTCGCGCCGCAGGTCATCACCATCGAGGCGATGCCCGGCGAAACCTGCGACCTGATGGCGCGGCACCCTGCGGTCTACGATCCCGAAGGCGGCGCAAGCTACTGCCCGGACACTGCCGCCGCGCGCGCCGCCACCGGCCTCGATGTGCCCGCCGCCATCGCCGCCGTGCAGACCCAGCTCGACGCCTGGCCCGACGCGCCCTCGGCCGCACGGCGCCGCCGGCTGGCCGCGACCTTCCTCGCCGCCGGCGACCCCATCTCGGCTCTGGTGCAATGGCTGCACCTGCCCGAGGCCGAGCGCGGCGAAGGCGACGGCCTCGATGCCGCCCTGGTCGAAACGCTGCGCAAGCGTGCGGCCTCGGCCAACGAGAACACCTCGATCGGCGCGGCGCTGGCCGTGCGTCTGGGCCTGCAGCGCGTGTTCCCGACCGACGACCACACCGGCGACAACCTGCGCATCGACGACATGGACGGCTTCGCCAAGGCGATCCGCGGCGCCTGGGACAGCGCGCCTGCCGAATGCAGGGCGCTGCGCGCGCGCGACCAGGCGTTGCGCGAGGCGCCGGACCTGCTGCCGCTGTACCGGCACACCAACGGCGCGGACTACCAGCGCATGCCGATGGCCTGCGATTTCGCGCTGGCGCTGAAGGAAGGTTCGCCGCAGCGCTTCGGGCGCCAGTACGTCGCCGGCTGGGACCTGCGCAACCTGCGCATGGTCGCGAACATCGGCGCCACCTTCCGCGAGCGGCCGGGCGTCCGCGTGCTGTCGATCGTCGGCGCCTCGCACAAGGCCTGGCTCGACCGGCTGCTGTCGCAGTTGCAGGGGGTGGAGGTGGTGGATGCCGCGGAGATCCTCGGCGGGGAGTGA
- a CDS encoding gluconolaconase yields the protein MNRRIARTASNRTRRALVAVAALTALALAATFFWPTLRDWLRPPPPSLAPTAFDWQPRIEPIAGDGHRGARDGHVLGARFDEPWGLVRGPDGSLFVADGGEANRIRRISPDGRVTTFAGSSEGFTDGIGAAAKFHTPSALAVDRLGNLFVADTGNHAIRKVTPQGRVTTLAGTGIAGFRDGDGALAQFRAPMGVAVDAAGRVYVADTWNDRIRVIERDGRVRTLGGGDGPGFAGGAGNPSRFDTPTALALAADGTLWIADTGNRALRWIDRDGAAHTWRASSWHAEALHGRPLSLAATHDGQVYVGELSPGRIVQVSRDGNARVLSGSVPRQWFARPSALWLDADGSLLVADAAGHRLHRLSRRDAADAGSMALADGPVGPSPARALPPTRQRWPFAPQDGWHEVVGTLGEVRGNFSGESRSHLHNGLDVRGDVGARVLSIADGKVTSPLAAWSFGGQAEGISIDELSYVHLRAGRTPQGRSLDPGRFLFEHDEDGRPSRVRIMRGTRFRAGDALGTVNAQAHTHLIVGPYGHQHNAIRLGFHGYRDTVPPRIEGVSLLDDAGMPLTAREDGRVLVPREGGGVQVVVDAWDQVDGNLPRRRLGLHRIGYQVLRPDGTPVPGFEAPPMNLDFSRMPAHPDAVRIAYAADSGITVHGASRTRFLYVASNLVRGDEVAEARWDPAALPAGDYLVRAVAVDAAGNRAIGATDLPLRLLAD from the coding sequence TTGAACCGGAGAATCGCGCGGACTGCGTCGAACCGGACGCGCCGAGCGCTGGTCGCGGTCGCGGCGCTCACCGCGCTGGCGCTGGCGGCGACGTTCTTCTGGCCAACGTTGCGCGACTGGCTGCGCCCACCCCCGCCGTCGCTGGCGCCCACCGCGTTCGACTGGCAGCCGCGCATCGAGCCGATTGCCGGCGACGGCCACCGCGGCGCGCGCGACGGCCACGTGCTGGGCGCGCGCTTCGACGAGCCCTGGGGGCTGGTGCGCGGGCCCGACGGCAGCCTGTTCGTGGCCGACGGCGGCGAGGCCAACCGCATCCGCCGGATCTCGCCCGACGGCCGGGTGACCACGTTCGCCGGATCGAGCGAAGGCTTCACCGACGGCATCGGGGCGGCGGCGAAGTTCCACACGCCCTCAGCGCTCGCGGTCGACCGGCTGGGCAACCTGTTCGTTGCCGACACCGGCAACCACGCGATCCGCAAGGTCACGCCGCAGGGCCGCGTCACCACGCTGGCCGGCACCGGCATCGCCGGCTTCCGCGACGGCGACGGCGCGCTGGCGCAGTTCCGCGCGCCGATGGGCGTGGCGGTGGACGCGGCCGGGCGGGTGTACGTCGCCGATACCTGGAACGACCGCATCCGCGTGATCGAACGCGATGGCCGCGTGCGCACGCTGGGCGGCGGCGACGGGCCGGGCTTCGCCGGCGGCGCGGGCAATCCGTCGCGGTTCGACACGCCAACCGCGCTGGCGCTGGCCGCCGACGGCACGCTGTGGATCGCCGACACCGGCAACCGCGCGCTGCGCTGGATCGACCGCGACGGCGCCGCGCACACCTGGCGCGCATCGTCCTGGCACGCGGAGGCGCTGCACGGACGGCCGCTGTCGCTGGCCGCCACCCACGACGGACAGGTCTACGTCGGCGAACTCTCGCCGGGGCGGATCGTGCAGGTCTCGCGCGACGGCAACGCGCGCGTGCTCTCCGGCAGCGTGCCGCGGCAGTGGTTCGCGCGGCCGTCGGCGCTGTGGCTGGACGCCGACGGCAGCCTGCTGGTGGCCGATGCGGCGGGCCACCGCCTGCACCGGCTGTCGCGGCGGGATGCGGCAGACGCGGGATCGATGGCGCTTGCCGACGGCCCGGTCGGTCCCTCGCCTGCACGCGCGTTGCCGCCGACGCGCCAGCGCTGGCCGTTCGCACCGCAGGATGGCTGGCACGAGGTGGTCGGCACCCTGGGCGAGGTGCGCGGCAACTTCAGCGGCGAGAGCCGCAGCCACCTGCACAACGGCCTGGACGTGCGCGGCGACGTCGGCGCACGCGTGCTGTCGATCGCCGACGGCAAGGTGACCAGCCCGCTGGCGGCATGGAGTTTCGGCGGCCAGGCCGAGGGCATCTCGATCGACGAACTGTCCTACGTGCACCTGCGTGCCGGGCGCACGCCGCAGGGCCGCAGCCTCGATCCGGGCCGCTTCCTGTTCGAACACGACGAGGACGGCAGGCCGTCGCGGGTGCGGATCATGCGCGGTACGCGCTTCCGCGCGGGCGATGCGCTCGGCACGGTGAATGCGCAGGCACACACGCACCTGATCGTCGGCCCGTACGGGCACCAGCACAATGCGATCCGGCTCGGCTTCCACGGCTATCGCGACACGGTGCCGCCGCGCATCGAGGGCGTGTCGCTGCTGGACGATGCGGGCATGCCGCTGACCGCGCGCGAGGACGGCCGCGTGCTGGTGCCGCGCGAAGGCGGCGGGGTGCAGGTGGTGGTCGACGCCTGGGACCAGGTCGACGGCAACCTGCCGCGGCGGCGGCTCGGCCTGCACCGCATCGGCTACCAGGTGCTGCGCCCCGATGGCACGCCCGTGCCGGGCTTCGAGGCGCCGCCGATGAACCTCGATTTCTCGCGCATGCCGGCGCATCCCGACGCGGTGCGCATCGCCTACGCCGCCGACAGCGGCATCACCGTGCACGGCGCTTCGCGAACGCGCTTCCTGTACGTGGCCAGCAACTTGGTGCGCGGCGACGAGGTCGCCGAGGCGCGCTGGGATCCGGCGGCGCTGCCCGCCGGCGACTACCTCGTGCGCGCGGTCGCCGTGGACGCGGCCGGCAATCGCGCGATCGGCGCGACCGACCTGCCGCTGCGGTTGCTGGCGGACTGA
- a CDS encoding class I SAM-dependent rRNA methyltransferase, producing MSDAIPTVRLRNAWRSNHPWIFQKLVEKPTPRPKPGSIVDIVGIDGAWIGRGFYNGHSRIALRILETDPDVAVDAAWFAAKIAKAVQLRREVLDLDATTNAWRVVHSEGDGLSGLVVDRYDDLLVVEFFSAGMYRHREWIQAALREQFPGCRFHSFADEHVQKQESFDYGGSQPAAPAVIVENGIRFRADPAGAHKTGFFADQRDNREWLSRRCTGKRVLDLCCNTGGFGVYAAARGASEVVGIDIDEAVLEIARGNAKLNNVRPRFVQADIFPWLRDAANGGEQFDVVILDPAKMTRDRDQVINALKKYLDMNKLALGVVKPGGLLATFSCTGLVSEEQFLDMLRRAAFYAGRTVQVLKVSGAGADHPFLAHVQESRYLKAVFCRVLD from the coding sequence ATGAGCGATGCCATTCCCACCGTCCGCCTCCGGAACGCCTGGCGTTCCAACCACCCCTGGATCTTCCAGAAGCTGGTGGAAAAGCCCACGCCACGGCCGAAGCCCGGCAGCATCGTCGACATCGTCGGCATCGACGGCGCGTGGATCGGACGCGGCTTCTACAACGGCCATTCGCGCATCGCGCTGCGGATCCTCGAGACCGATCCCGATGTCGCGGTCGATGCGGCCTGGTTCGCGGCGAAGATCGCGAAGGCGGTGCAGCTTCGCCGCGAGGTGCTCGACCTCGACGCAACCACCAACGCCTGGCGCGTGGTGCACAGCGAGGGCGACGGGCTGTCGGGCCTGGTGGTCGACCGCTACGACGACCTGCTGGTGGTCGAGTTCTTCAGCGCCGGCATGTACCGCCATCGCGAGTGGATCCAGGCTGCGCTGCGCGAGCAGTTCCCCGGCTGCCGCTTCCACAGCTTCGCCGACGAGCACGTGCAGAAGCAGGAATCGTTCGATTACGGCGGCAGCCAGCCGGCGGCGCCGGCGGTGATCGTCGAGAACGGCATCCGCTTCCGCGCGGACCCTGCGGGCGCGCACAAGACCGGCTTCTTCGCCGACCAGCGCGACAACCGCGAGTGGCTGTCGCGCCGCTGCACCGGCAAGCGGGTGCTCGATCTGTGCTGCAACACGGGCGGCTTCGGCGTGTACGCGGCCGCGCGCGGCGCCAGCGAGGTGGTGGGCATCGACATCGACGAGGCGGTGCTCGAGATCGCCAGGGGCAACGCGAAACTCAACAACGTGCGCCCGCGCTTCGTCCAGGCCGACATCTTCCCCTGGCTGCGCGACGCGGCGAATGGCGGCGAGCAATTCGACGTGGTGATCCTCGACCCGGCGAAGATGACCCGCGACCGCGACCAGGTGATCAACGCGCTGAAGAAGTACCTCGACATGAACAAGCTGGCGCTGGGCGTGGTGAAGCCCGGCGGGCTGCTGGCCACGTTCTCCTGCACCGGCCTGGTGAGCGAGGAGCAGTTCCTCGACATGCTGCGCCGCGCCGCGTTCTACGCCGGGCGCACGGTGCAGGTGCTGAAGGTGTCCGGCGCCGGCGCCGACCATCCGTTCCTCGCCCACGTGCAGGAATCGCGCTACCTCAAGGCGGTGTTCTGCCGCGTGCTGGATTGA
- a CDS encoding TerC family protein produces METIGNVWLWAGFSGLVLLALMVDLVLMRHGGAHKVTFREAAWWSLGWVVLALAFNAALWWYVGQDAGPDEARRIGLEFLTGYLVEKALAVDNIFVFLMLMTYFAVPEEQRQRVLVIGILGAIVLRAILIFAGAALIANFHWMLYVFGVFLLLTGIKMWFAAGKAPDLENNPVLRWLTAHVPFIRRYHGSALWLGSGRRRKFTPLFIVLVMIGITDVIFAVDSIPAIFAITTDPFIVLTSNVFAVLGLRAMFFLVAGMAERFHLLPYGLAIVLVFIGAKMLLVDLYKIPVLWSLAVVAAILATTIALSLARPPRAAAGH; encoded by the coding sequence ATGGAAACGATCGGCAACGTCTGGCTGTGGGCCGGTTTCTCCGGCCTGGTGCTGCTCGCGCTCATGGTCGACCTGGTGCTGATGCGCCATGGCGGCGCGCACAAGGTCACGTTCAGGGAGGCGGCGTGGTGGAGCCTGGGCTGGGTGGTGCTGGCGCTCGCGTTCAACGCCGCCCTGTGGTGGTACGTGGGCCAGGACGCGGGGCCGGACGAGGCCCGCCGCATCGGCCTGGAGTTCCTGACCGGCTACCTGGTCGAGAAGGCGCTGGCGGTCGACAACATCTTCGTGTTCCTGATGCTGATGACCTACTTCGCCGTGCCGGAGGAGCAGCGCCAGCGGGTGCTGGTGATCGGCATCCTGGGTGCGATCGTGCTGCGCGCGATCCTGATCTTCGCCGGCGCGGCGCTGATCGCGAACTTCCACTGGATGCTCTACGTGTTCGGCGTGTTCCTGCTGCTCACCGGCATCAAGATGTGGTTCGCGGCCGGCAAGGCGCCCGACCTCGAAAACAATCCGGTGCTGCGCTGGCTGACCGCGCACGTGCCCTTCATCCGCCGCTATCACGGCAGCGCGCTGTGGCTGGGCAGCGGCCGCCGGCGCAAGTTCACCCCCCTGTTCATCGTGCTGGTGATGATCGGCATCACCGACGTGATCTTCGCGGTGGACTCGATCCCGGCGATCTTCGCCATCACCACCGATCCGTTCATCGTGCTGACCTCGAACGTGTTCGCGGTGCTGGGGCTGCGCGCGATGTTCTTCCTGGTGGCCGGCATGGCCGAGCGCTTCCACCTGCTGCCCTACGGGCTGGCGATCGTGCTGGTATTCATCGGCGCGAAGATGCTGCTGGTCGACCTGTACAAGATCCCGGTGCTGTGGTCGCTGGCGGTGGTGGCGGCGATCCTGGCGACCACCATCGCCCTGAGCCTGGCGCGCCCGCCGCGCGCCGCGGCCGGCCACTGA
- a CDS encoding rhomboid family intramembrane serine protease, which yields MYLPTPDDAHDPEAQRAADKRRLASAAKGSVVFVLALVIVFGLQGLGDYRAFAVAPRALDGLLGLLTAPLLHGSPEHLVANATALLLLGTLALAVYPRATLRALPLMWLGSGLGAWLLGDAGSFHLGASGLTHGLMFLVFVLGLLRRDRPSIAAGMIAFLFYGGMLLTVLPQEPGVSWQSHLGGALGGSVAAFLLRRADPVPPRRRYSWEIEEEEAERAAQAERDTYEPGSPRDVPVLWHRDAQEDAREEKRGVVLRFPPRER from the coding sequence ATGTACCTGCCCACGCCCGACGACGCGCACGACCCCGAGGCCCAGCGCGCGGCCGACAAGCGCCGGCTGGCCTCCGCGGCCAAGGGCAGCGTGGTGTTCGTGCTGGCGCTGGTGATCGTGTTCGGCCTGCAGGGCCTGGGCGACTACCGCGCGTTCGCGGTCGCGCCGCGCGCGCTGGACGGGCTGTTGGGCCTGCTCACCGCGCCACTGCTGCACGGCTCGCCCGAGCACCTGGTCGCGAACGCGACGGCGCTGCTACTGCTCGGCACGCTGGCGCTGGCGGTGTATCCGCGCGCCACGCTGCGCGCGCTGCCGCTGATGTGGCTGGGCTCGGGCCTGGGCGCGTGGCTGCTGGGCGATGCGGGCTCGTTCCACCTCGGCGCCAGCGGGCTCACACACGGCCTGATGTTCCTGGTGTTCGTGCTCGGGTTGCTGCGCCGCGACCGGCCCTCGATCGCGGCCGGCATGATCGCATTCCTGTTCTACGGCGGCATGCTGCTCACCGTGCTGCCGCAGGAGCCGGGCGTGTCTTGGCAGTCGCACCTGGGCGGGGCGCTGGGCGGCAGCGTCGCCGCGTTCCTGTTGCGCCGCGCCGACCCGGTACCGCCGCGCCGGCGCTACAGCTGGGAGATCGAAGAGGAAGAAGCCGAGCGCGCCGCGCAGGCCGAGCGCGACACCTACGAGCCGGGCTCGCCGCGGGACGTGCCGGTGCTGTGGCATCGCGATGCGCAGGAAGACGCGCGCGAGGAAAAGCGTGGCGTGGTGCTGCGGTTTCCGCCGCGGGAGCGGTAG